A window from candidate division KSB1 bacterium encodes these proteins:
- a CDS encoding MoxR family ATPase, which produces SALLEAMQERQVTIGDQTFRLPEPFLVLATQNPIEQEGTYPLPEAQVDRFMLKLSIGYPSREEELEIMRRMTRLETPTAEPVVTPEEIVAAKKAVHEVYIDPKIENYIVDIVFATRKPSQYGLNELDELIAYGASPRASIYMSMASRAHAFLRRRGFVTPEDVRSIALDVLRHRVILTYEAEAEEITAEEVVRRIINKIEVP; this is translated from the coding sequence GTCCGCCTTGCTGGAGGCAATGCAGGAACGGCAGGTAACCATCGGCGATCAGACCTTTCGGTTGCCGGAACCGTTTCTGGTCTTAGCGACGCAGAACCCCATCGAGCAGGAAGGTACTTATCCTCTGCCCGAGGCGCAGGTGGACCGTTTCATGCTCAAGCTGTCGATCGGCTATCCATCCCGCGAAGAAGAATTGGAAATTATGCGCCGCATGACGCGGCTGGAGACGCCAACTGCGGAACCGGTCGTCACGCCGGAAGAAATTGTCGCCGCCAAGAAAGCGGTGCACGAAGTCTATATCGACCCGAAAATCGAAAACTATATCGTCGACATTGTATTTGCGACGCGCAAGCCTTCTCAGTATGGGCTGAACGAATTGGACGAGTTGATCGCCTACGGCGCTTCGCCGCGCGCCTCGATCTATATGAGCATGGCCTCGAGGGCGCACGCCTTTTTGCGCCGCCGCGGCTTTGTGACGCCCGAGGATGTGCGCTCCATTGCGCTGGACGTTCTCCGTCACCGCGTCATCCTCACCTACGAGGCCGAAGCCGAAGAGATCACTGCCGAAGAGGTGGTGAGGCGCATCATCAACAAGATCGAGGTGCCGTGA
- a CDS encoding BatD family protein: MLNKTLLIAALFCLSSVLFAQDNPSESGIRLKTTVSAAETPLNRTVELVLQLTWSGDLSRYEISPFDDPLVTNLKVIGSGSSNRVAVEAGQPTAVREYTYTLQPQSLGMAYVEPMIIRYTDTGSGEQYYLSSSRIPIKVVDPIRESLLKRPILWLILFGAAAVIAAGLLVRRRFLKRKEMQAQEPVVTVRPIEETYLEELRGLFDPSDFSSDGSSIVEKGSRLLRRYLQEKYEAPGLEATTSELCEFLYAGGFDELFINKVREFLTNADLIKFSGRTIDRNEAVTLLGAVEAVLQSGLRGEPHRSA; this comes from the coding sequence ATGTTGAACAAGACGCTGCTGATTGCCGCCTTGTTTTGTTTGTCGAGTGTGCTTTTCGCTCAAGACAACCCTTCTGAAAGCGGTATTCGTCTCAAGACTACGGTCAGCGCTGCCGAGACTCCCCTCAATCGAACCGTCGAGTTGGTTTTGCAGCTGACGTGGTCCGGCGACTTGTCGCGATACGAAATCTCACCCTTTGACGATCCGCTCGTCACGAATCTCAAAGTGATCGGATCCGGCTCTTCCAATCGCGTCGCCGTCGAGGCCGGACAGCCGACTGCGGTACGGGAATACACCTATACCCTGCAGCCGCAATCGCTCGGCATGGCCTATGTCGAACCGATGATCATTCGCTATACGGACACCGGCAGCGGCGAGCAGTACTATCTATCCTCGAGCAGAATTCCGATCAAAGTCGTCGATCCCATCCGCGAGTCACTCTTGAAACGGCCGATTTTATGGCTGATTCTTTTTGGGGCTGCGGCCGTCATTGCGGCCGGTTTGCTTGTTCGGCGCCGATTTTTGAAGCGAAAGGAAATGCAGGCTCAGGAACCTGTCGTGACGGTTCGGCCCATCGAGGAGACGTATCTGGAAGAGCTGCGCGGATTGTTCGATCCGTCGGATTTCTCTTCAGACGGTTCTTCAATCGTCGAAAAGGGTTCGCGACTGCTGCGCCGTTATCTGCAGGAAAAGTATGAGGCGCCCGGCTTGGAGGCCACCACCTCGGAATTATGCGAATTTCTTTACGCCGGCGGATTCGATGAGCTGTTCATCAACAAAGTGCGTGAGTTTTTAACGAATGCGGATCTGATCAAATTCTCCGGGCGAACGATCGACCGCAACGAAGCCGTGACCCTGCTCGGCGCCGTTGAGGCTGTCCTGCAGTCCGGTCTGCGCGGCGAACCTCACCGTTCCGCCTAA
- a CDS encoding AAA family ATPase, translating to MTVDIQAINAKIERESAFVEKITSQVSKVIVGQRYMIERLLIGLLSDGHILLEGVPGLAKTMAVKTLSAAIRTKFQRIQFTPDLLPADIMGTTIYEQKTGTFSVKKGPVFCNLLLADEINRSPA from the coding sequence ATGACAGTCGATATCCAGGCGATTAACGCCAAAATCGAACGGGAGAGCGCCTTTGTCGAAAAGATCACGAGCCAAGTTTCGAAGGTGATCGTCGGACAGCGCTACATGATCGAGCGGCTGCTGATCGGTCTGCTTTCGGACGGTCACATCCTGCTCGAGGGCGTCCCCGGTCTGGCCAAGACTATGGCCGTAAAAACGCTTTCCGCCGCCATTCGCACCAAGTTCCAGCGTATTCAGTTTACACCCGATCTATTGCCCGCCGACATTATGGGCACCACCATTTACGAACAAAAGACCGGCACGTTTTCTGTAAAAAAGGGACCGGTGTTCTGCAACCTGCTGCTGGCCGATGAAATCAACCGTTCGCCGGCCA
- a CDS encoding DUF58 domain-containing protein — MVPKEVLKKVKRIEITTRSLVNDVFSGEYHSVFKGRGMEFAEVREYQIGDDIRTIDWNVTARQGRPYVKVFDEERELTVMLLVDVSSSGEFGTVRQMKGEIAAEICALLAFSAIKNNDKVGLIIFSDQVEKFVPPRKGKSHVLRVIREILYHKPQGTQTNIAAALEFLSRVARRRSVVFLVSDFISSGYEKALQIANKRHDLVAVTITDPREIDMPDVGILELEDAETGEILLLDTSSLEVRREFAQRTSEWSEQREKLFRTLAVDSIDIRTDQPYIEPLIRFFRMRAKRFR; from the coding sequence TTGGTACCCAAAGAAGTACTCAAAAAGGTCAAACGCATCGAAATCACCACCCGCAGCCTGGTGAACGACGTCTTTTCGGGCGAATACCACTCGGTGTTCAAGGGCCGCGGGATGGAGTTTGCCGAGGTGCGCGAATATCAGATCGGCGACGACATTCGGACGATCGATTGGAACGTCACGGCGCGTCAGGGCAGGCCTTACGTCAAAGTGTTCGACGAGGAGCGCGAACTCACCGTGATGCTGCTGGTGGACGTCAGCTCTTCCGGCGAGTTCGGCACGGTGCGGCAGATGAAAGGCGAGATTGCCGCAGAGATCTGCGCCCTGTTGGCGTTTTCCGCGATCAAGAACAACGACAAGGTCGGACTGATCATTTTCTCCGATCAGGTCGAAAAGTTCGTACCGCCGCGGAAAGGCAAGTCGCATGTGCTCCGTGTCATTCGCGAAATTCTCTATCACAAGCCGCAGGGCACGCAGACGAATATTGCCGCCGCTCTCGAGTTCCTCTCGCGTGTGGCGCGCCGTCGGTCGGTGGTTTTTTTGGTTTCCGATTTTATCAGCTCGGGTTATGAAAAAGCGCTGCAGATTGCCAACAAGCGGCACGATCTGGTGGCCGTCACCATCACCGACCCGCGCGAGATCGATATGCCCGATGTGGGCATCCTCGAATTGGAAGACGCCGAGACCGGCGAAATTCTTTTGCTCGACACTTCCAGCCTGGAAGTGAGGCGGGAATTTGCTCAGCGCACGAGCGAATGGTCGGAGCAGCGGGAAAAGCTCTTTCGCACCTTGGCGGTCGATTCTATCGACATCCGTACCGATCAACCCTACATCGAACCGCTGATCCGCTTTTTCCGTATGCGCGCCAAGCGGTTCCGTTGA